The Synechococcus sp. UW179A DNA window GGCACGAGACCGAAACGATCGAAATCGAATCGCGAGCCAAGCAAGGCAGCAAATTCGATGAAACAGCAAGCCGTTCCGTAGAGAAGAGGCCAGAGACTGCTCAGTCGGGCCCAGTTGTGAAGATCATCAAGGCTGGTGAGGATGATGTTTTCACTGAGGTCCTGGGTGACGGTCGGCACCCCATCAGCGGCACCAGCCACTGGGGCACAACTTGATTCCCTCAGATCGCGGACGGCCTGGATCGAGGGGGCTTCTCCAGTTGTTGCAGCTCGTTCAATGGATGAGGTCATGGGATCAGCTCCACTCCAGGGCGCCCTTACGCCAGGCATAGGCCAAAGCCACCACGAGGATGGCAATGAACACCAACGCTTCTATGAAAGCCAAAATACCTAGTCGGTGGAATGCCACGGCCCAGGGGTAGAGAAATACCGTCTCCACATCAAAGATCACGAAAACCAGCGCAAACATGTAGTAGCGGATGTTGAACTGGATCCAAGCTCCACCGATCGGCTCCATGCCCGATTCATAGGTGAGCTCGCGCTCACCGACCTGACTGCGCGGCGAAACAAGCTTGTTGGTCACCAAAGCCAGCACCGGCACAGCTCCCGCAATCAGAAGGAAGCCCAGAAAAGCGTCATACCCCTGGAGCACAAACATCTGGGCAGCACCAATGTTCAATTCAGTCTGGCATTTGCAGCCTCTGGCTGACGTTTGGCCAGGTAACGCAGATAGAGTGTCCACCCCTTCGGTCAGTCAGCGGTGAGCGACGAAATACAGGCACCGCAGGACCCTGCGAGTCAGAGCACGACTGACGACGAGCCGAAAAGCTCAGATGTGGATTCCTCAGAAGAAATTTCTGCAGAGGCCAAGGTGCGCGCCCCAGAAAAAACTCTGGCTGAACAAGCCAGTGATCCACTCACGCACCGTTTCGAATGCAGAAGCTGCGGATTCGTTTACGACCCAGAAGAAGGCGTCAAAAAATTGCGCATCGAATCAGGAACAGCTTTTCAGCAGCTGGATGCATACAGCTTCCGCTGTCCGGTCTGCCGCAGCAGAGTCGGTGCCTTCCGCGACATCGGACCACGCTCCAAGGCCAGTGGTTTTGAAGAGAATCTCGATTTCGGTCTGGGAGTCAACCGTTTGACACCAGGACAGAAGAATGTGCTGATCTTCGGCAGTTTGGCTCTTGGATTTGCCTTCTTCCTCTCGTTGTATTCCCTGCGTTAACAACTGAATAGTCTGCGCAGAATGTTCTGCGCTGAATCACTCTAATTGCTCCAAGCCTGCCTTCCTTCTCAATCCGGCATGAATTCCCTGATCAAATCCCTGGCCAAGTTGGCACTCGTGGTCTGCATCGGCTTCGGTCTCGGTGGTTGCGTCACCACCAAAGTTCCGACAGCAACTGCCAGCCCCTGGCAGGTGATTGATCTCAATACCCAGGCCAATCCGCTTGATATTGCTTTCACCAGCGCCAACCATGGCTTCCTGGTGGGCAGCAACCGCCTGATCCTGGAGAGCAACGATGGTGGTGCGAGCTGGAACGAGCGCAGTCTGGATCTGCCGGAGGAAGAGAACTTTCGCCTGATCAGCATCGCTTTTGATGGGGATGATGGCTGGATCGCCGGTCAGCCCGGCCTACTGATGCACACCACCGACGCTGGGCAGAACTGGACGCGATTGTTCCTGGACACCAAGCTGCCAGGCGAGCCATACCTAATCACGGCCCTTGGTCCCAATAGCGCCGAACTGGCCACCAACGTGGGGGCTGTGTACAGAACCAGCGACGGTGGTGGCAGCTGGGATGCCGAGGTGAGCGATGCAGCCGGTGCAACCCGTGACCTGCGTCGTAGCCCTGACGGTGCCTACGTGAGCGTGAGCAGCCTGGGCAACTTCTATGCCACCTGGGATCCCGGACAACCGGTCTGGCAGGTTCACCAACGGGTCAGCAGCCAACGTCTTCAGAGCATCGGCTACCAGCCCGATGGCCGACTCTGGATGGTGGCTCGCGGCGCTCAGATTCGCTTCAACGAGGACCCCTCTGACAACGAAAACTGGAGCAAGCCAATCATCCCCATCACCAACGGTTACGGCTACCTCGATATGGCCTGGTCGGATGACGGCGCGATCTGGGCCAGCGGTGGCAACGGCACCCTTCTTGTTAGCCGAGACGAAGGCAACAGTTGGGAGCGCGATCCTGAAAGCGTGCAGGCGCCAACCAATTTCACGCGCTTTGTTTTCGACGACACTGAGCGCCAACAGCATGCCTTCCTACTGGGCGAGAGGGGATTAATGCTGCGTTGGTCCGCGCTGACTTGAATTTTTTTCCCGCCGACCAACAACTCTTCGTAACCAACTAGGAGGCACATGCGCGGACGCGAGCCCTATGCACTTAGGATCTCGCAAGACAGAGGATCTTTTTCATGGCTGGAGGCTCTACGGGTGAACGCCCGTTTTTCGAGATCATCACCAGCATCCGCTACTGGGTGATCCATGCCATCACGCTGCCTTCCATCTTCCTTGCAGGCTTCCTTTTCGTATCGACAGGTCTTGCCTACGACGCCTTTGGAACTCCCCGACCGGATGCCTACTTCCAGGTCAATGAAGGCAAAGCACCCGTTCTGAGCCAGCGATTCGAAGGCAAGTCAGACCTCGATGTCCGCTTGAATAAGTAATTCCCATCCATGACTCAGTCTCCAACCACCTCTAAACCACGCGTATACCCGATCTTCACGGTCCGCTGGCTTGCGCTCCACACTCTGGGCGTCCCAACTGTCTTTTTCCTGGGTGCTCTGGCAGCCATGCAGTTCATCCGTCGCTGATTTCAACAGACCTGACACATCATGGAGCGCAACAAAAACCCCAACACATTGCCTGTTGAACTCAACAGGACCAGCCTTTATTTAGGTCTGCTGTTTGTGTTTGTCACAGGCATCCTGTTTTCCAGCTACTTCTTTAACTGAGGATCCGAAATCATGAGCGGAAAGAAATCCGGACTACCCGACGGTCGTATTCCTGATCGACTTCCTGATGGCACTCCAGCGGTCAAATGGCGCTCACGCTGGACAGAAGGTGCTCTTCCCCTCTGGCTGGTCGCAACAGCTGGTGGCATGGCTGCAATTTTCGTTGTTGGCTTGTTCTTCTACGGCTCTTACACGGGCGTTGGTTCGGCTTGATCTTTCAAGTCTCAGCCTTCCAAAAAAAATACCGGGTTTAAGCCCGGTTTTTTTGTGGGCTAATTTTCGATCAATCAATTTCTAATGAAATTGATTGATCGAAAAGATTGTTAGACCTACCAAGTTTGATAGACGAGACGCCCAAGCAATTCACGTAAAGCCCGGGAGCTGCTATCAAAAGCGCCAGCGCTCGGAAGCCACTGGGTGGGATCTCGCCAGATTGAACCCGCCCATTGGCCACGGGCCTGGAAATCCACCGGGAATGGCACGACCTTCAGACCCTGCCGTTCAAACAATCGTTGAGCTCGGCGCATATGAAATGCACTGGTCACCAGAAGAATGCGCGGACTTATGGTTGAGCGATCAGATGGCTGCAACAGCTGGCGAATCGCGACGGCTTCCTCGGCTGTATTGACCACAGGCGGCGTGCTCTGCATCGCCGCAGCAGGGATGCCCAGCTGTTGCGCTTCCTCTATGTAACGCTGCCCCTCCGGAGGCTGGCCCGGCCTGAACGGACTGGAACCGCCTGTAAAAAGCAATCGCTGTGCTTTGCCATGACGATAGAGATCAAGCCCAGCGAAGAAGCGATCAGGGTCATACCACTCGCTAACGCGCGCTGCTCCTGGCGCGGGGTGACGTCCGCCACTGAGCACAACGATCGCATCAACCGAGGGAACCTTGGCTGCGGATTGGCGACGCCAAGGATTCTCCAACCACCGCCAAAGGATTTGGCTCACCAAACCCAGAGAAAAAACCCAAAGCAGCACCACTGCAGTGATAACCGGCCAGCGCCAGCGACCGATCAAACCCACCAGCAGCAGAATCAGACTGAGGCCAAGGGGCAACACAGCCAGGGGCAGAATTTTGCTCAGCCAGTAGGCCATAGGGAAGATTCAGCCCAGTGGCTGTAACACTCAGACGCCGTAAAACTCGCGATACCAACTAGCAAAGCGATCGACACCCTCCTCTATCGGCATGCTGGGACGGAATCCAACCCACTCCTCAAGAGCGTGGGTATCCGCAGCAGTCGCCACCACATCACCAGGCTGCATTGGCTGGAAATCCTTGATCGCGTCTTTGCCGAGCGCCTGCTCCATCACTGCAATGAAGCGCAGCAGTTCAGTGGGCTGGCTGTTGCCAATATTGAACACTCGATGCGGAGCGGCGGCCGTTGCTGGATCGGGCTGCAGAGGATCAAATTCCGTATTAGCCGTCGCAGGTTTATCGCAGCAGCGAAGCACCCCTTCAACAATGTCATCGATGTAGGTGAAATCACGCTGCATCTTGCCGTGGTTGAACACCTTGATCGGATCACCGGCCAGAATCGCTTTGGCAAACAGCATCGGCGCCATATCCGGCCGACCCCAGGGGCCATAGACGGTAAAAAACCGCAAACCGGTTGCAGGCAATCCATAGAGGTGGCTGTAGGTGTGGGCCATCAGCTCGTTGGCTTTCTTGCTGGCGGCGTAGAGGCTCACCGGATGATTGACAGGTTGCTGCTCGTGGAACGGCAGGTTGCGATTGCCGCCATACACCGAACTACTGGAGGCATAGACAAGGTTCTCAACGCCGTGATGGCGACAGCCCTGAAGGATGTGCCCAAAACCCACCAGATTGCTCTGGATGTAAGCCGCTGGATTCTCCAGTGAGTAGCGAACACCGGCTTGCGCCGCCAGGTTCACCACCACCCGCGGTTGCTCTGCAGCAAAAAGAGACATCAAATCTTCCCCATCCTCCAGCGCTAGCTGTTCAAACCGCCAAGCTCCGGCTTGAGCAGCAGCTTCAATGCGTTGGAGTCGGGCACGCTTGAGAGCCGGGTCGTAATAGTTGTTGAGGTTGTCGATACCGACTACCCGCC harbors:
- the psbE gene encoding cytochrome b559 subunit alpha, whose product is MAGGSTGERPFFEIITSIRYWVIHAITLPSIFLAGFLFVSTGLAYDAFGTPRPDAYFQVNEGKAPVLSQRFEGKSDLDVRLNK
- the psbF gene encoding cytochrome b559 subunit beta, translating into MTQSPTTSKPRVYPIFTVRWLALHTLGVPTVFFLGALAAMQFIRR
- a CDS encoding photosystem II reaction center protein L produces the protein MERNKNPNTLPVELNRTSLYLGLLFVFVTGILFSSYFFN
- a CDS encoding NAD(P)H-quinone oxidoreductase subunit 3, coding for MFVLQGYDAFLGFLLIAGAVPVLALVTNKLVSPRSQVGERELTYESGMEPIGGAWIQFNIRYYMFALVFVIFDVETVFLYPWAVAFHRLGILAFIEALVFIAILVVALAYAWRKGALEWS
- a CDS encoding YdcF family protein codes for the protein MAYWLSKILPLAVLPLGLSLILLLVGLIGRWRWPVITAVVLLWVFSLGLVSQILWRWLENPWRRQSAAKVPSVDAIVVLSGGRHPAPGAARVSEWYDPDRFFAGLDLYRHGKAQRLLFTGGSSPFRPGQPPEGQRYIEEAQQLGIPAAAMQSTPPVVNTAEEAVAIRQLLQPSDRSTISPRILLVTSAFHMRRAQRLFERQGLKVVPFPVDFQARGQWAGSIWRDPTQWLPSAGAFDSSSRALRELLGRLVYQTW
- a CDS encoding photosystem II reaction center protein J → MSGKKSGLPDGRIPDRLPDGTPAVKWRSRWTEGALPLWLVATAGGMAAIFVVGLFFYGSYTGVGSA
- a CDS encoding NAD-dependent epimerase, giving the protein MTHPVLVTGAAGFIGAALSLRLLERGGRVVGIDNLNNYYDPALKRARLQRIEAAAQAGAWRFEQLALEDGEDLMSLFAAEQPRVVVNLAAQAGVRYSLENPAAYIQSNLVGFGHILQGCRHHGVENLVYASSSSVYGGNRNLPFHEQQPVNHPVSLYAASKKANELMAHTYSHLYGLPATGLRFFTVYGPWGRPDMAPMLFAKAILAGDPIKVFNHGKMQRDFTYIDDIVEGVLRCCDKPATANTEFDPLQPDPATAAAPHRVFNIGNSQPTELLRFIAVMEQALGKDAIKDFQPMQPGDVVATAADTHALEEWVGFRPSMPIEEGVDRFASWYREFYGV
- a CDS encoding photosynthesis system II assembly factor Ycf48, with product MNSLIKSLAKLALVVCIGFGLGGCVTTKVPTATASPWQVIDLNTQANPLDIAFTSANHGFLVGSNRLILESNDGGASWNERSLDLPEEENFRLISIAFDGDDGWIAGQPGLLMHTTDAGQNWTRLFLDTKLPGEPYLITALGPNSAELATNVGAVYRTSDGGGSWDAEVSDAAGATRDLRRSPDGAYVSVSSLGNFYATWDPGQPVWQVHQRVSSQRLQSIGYQPDGRLWMVARGAQIRFNEDPSDNENWSKPIIPITNGYGYLDMAWSDDGAIWASGGNGTLLVSRDEGNSWERDPESVQAPTNFTRFVFDDTERQQHAFLLGERGLMLRWSALT
- a CDS encoding rubredoxin; the encoded protein is MSAEAKVRAPEKTLAEQASDPLTHRFECRSCGFVYDPEEGVKKLRIESGTAFQQLDAYSFRCPVCRSRVGAFRDIGPRSKASGFEENLDFGLGVNRLTPGQKNVLIFGSLALGFAFFLSLYSLR